The nucleotide window CGATTTTGACAAGCTGAATAAACAGTTAAAGAAACAATTCCATTCTTTGCTTGAAGATGTGGTATTCCCTAAAAAGAAGATAGCAGGTAATTTTACAAGCGAAACTATTGCCAGGCGAAGCCGTGGCTTTGAGCAGTATCTTGCCCATGTGTTTTCTCTACCAGAAGTGCGAGAATCCGCTGAACTAGCAAATTTCTTTTACAGGGAAGATTTGCATTGCGGATTCTCACTTATGGAGAAGGGGCAGATATCTGAGGCTATCCCACTATTTGAACATGTCCTTCCTGTTCAGGAAAAACTGCTAGGGGATGACCACCCGAGTGTCATTCGAACTCTGTGCACCTTAGTTCACTCTTATAGCACGGTAGGCAATGGCAGGATGGCCCAAAAATATGCTGAAACGGCTCTAAACTGCCTAAATCAAGATGTCAACAACAAATATCTTGCCTCATTACTGAAGACTTCAATTCGTCTGTGCTGGGAAATAGGCAAGGATAAGCAGGACTTGGAGGCTCGTCTGAATGATCTAAGGCAGCTGGGCCTGGCAGACAAGATAGTGCCTCTAGAGGATCTCATTTACCAGGAATTATCCGTCTGATACATATCAGCCTTATTCATCTGGTTTTTATTGTTATGTAGGTTAgcatttgtaaaatgtttaagCATAAAGACGTGTACATGACTTTCCTATTGG belongs to Liolophura sinensis isolate JHLJ2023 chromosome 9, CUHK_Ljap_v2, whole genome shotgun sequence and includes:
- the LOC135475659 gene encoding sorting nexin-21-like, which codes for MTLELSNFLGWRVERERERERERERERERERRERERERERERERERVQITNILEPKSTTVLPFEGGHQGTVERVVFEVTSAEKVQDGKSTFVLYTILITRNSGINSGNSVPSVILKRYSDFDKLNKQLKKQFHSLLEDVVFPKKKIAGNFTSETIARRSRGFEQYLAHVFSLPEVRESAELANFFYREDLHCGFSLMEKGQISEAIPLFEHVLPVQEKLLGDDHPSVIRTLCTLVHSYSTVGNGRMAQKYAETALNCLNQDVNNKYLASLLKTSIRLCWEIGKDKQDLEARLNDLRQLGLADKIVPLEDLIYQELSV